TTAACCCAAATTGATATAAGTGGAGGTTTTGTGTTACTATAGACAGCATATGTCATGTGCGAACATATTCGGTCGCTATGCGGGCCCTTTCAAAATCCACCTAGACCACACATACAGCTGGGGCTCTGTAAAACCATACCACTGATTGTACGACTTGAAATGAGAGAGGAAAAAAGATCGAGAATCAGAAATTTCATCTAGAAAGAGTTTATATTAAAATCACTATTAAGTATATTGACATTGATGCTCGGAATTAAAATTAACATGCAAGAACAAAATTGAAGGGTTATGTACCTCAAACTTGGGTATGTTTCTTCGAGTTCCACCCTCAAATGCAAGAACAGGAAGCAAACCCAACATAGGAGCTTTTATGTCAACCAAAAAGTTCTGAAAAATGATCACACTGCTAAAGAATTGAACTACCACATAACCAAACACATTATTTGATAGCATAATTTATAAGTTCGAGAACAAGAAAAATGCTTGGCTGATGCCTCTTATTCATCAAATAAAAGGCTCTGTAAGTCTCTGCCTCTCATATGTTgagagaaaatttgaaattgcaaagaaaaatttttgtTGGTGAGACATGAATCAACTTCATCGAGGAAGAGAATTTTAACCACAAAGTAACTTTATGGTCATACGGACAAAGTATATCAAATATTCAGTGAGTTATTTGAAATGTTCCATCAGTGAGATAGCTATTGATTATTTAGAGTATTCATCAGAATCTAGAACGAAAAGATTTTTAGCATTACCACACAAAAAGCCTATGAGTTCTGCTTATGGAAAAAAGTGCAAATTTTGCATTATACTTACATCAAATTTAGAATCCACCACAATGCCAAGAACTGTATCCTCCACGCAAGGCACATACTGTAACAGTAGACTACAATATTTAGGCAAGTTCAACAGAGAACAACAAAAAGTAAGTTCAAAACTCATTCACAACATAAATACATATGGGCAATTGGTGCATTAATTGCAAATAATAAATCTACAAATGCAATACATCTCTTGCATAAAATTAGAACAACTTCTTTAGAAGACTAGCATCCATTTATCTTTTTTATAAAAGGGTAAGAAACAGAGTTACACATCCTTATCCGTCGGAGACTGTTAAAACACATTGACTTATTACCCCCAGGTTAGAAAATCTAGACAAAAAAAAATCTACTCACCCTTTTGTGAGAACTTTCGACCCAATATTTGTTGGGCTTTGAAATTCTCAACTTCCCAGCCTTCATGACCGATATTGCATCACCATCCTGTATGTCAGATTAAAAAAACGAGTAaaaatacaaaattcaaaattgcaaagaaaaataatagcACCTGACGCAGCCCTGCCCCCAATTTGATGGTCTGATTAGCCATTCCGGTAAGATCCAAAACATGGTCGCCTGGAACCTGAGAACCTGGTATTAGCAATAGGTGGGCTACAAAGAAAGAGAAAGGTAAATGCAAGGAGAATCTAATCAAAAACATACGACGACTCTATCAACAAAGCTCATTGATGCAGAATCTGAAGGCATTGAATTCATCTGGCTGAAGGTTACTTGGGGTTATAGTGATGACGAGAGAGAAGAACAAGGCAAGAAGCACTTTAGTAAGTGATGGTGTGTTGACCTTGTCGTCAAAGTGGTAGCTCAATTAGGGCAAGTTCACTTGGATCGAAGCAAATGCCTATAAATGAGAAAGAAACCACCATAAATAAAGAAATACatcttttatcaaaaaaaaaaaaaaagtagtgtTTGTTGCCTGCACTTGTAAAGGGGGAAAAAATGATTTACGATGGCATTAGAACACTTTCCTTGAAGAGATAAGTTGGCTGATATATCTTGGAATGATAGATAAATTAACGAATAAACTATTTTATTCTTATTGTTTACAAcgaatgaaataaaaataaatgaatttGAGAAAATACTCAAAAGTGAGTACATTAATCAAAGTCACACGTAATCCAATCAAGGAGAGAAGATACAAAGTAATTAGATGGAAACTTCAAATTTCCCAAGACTAAAGCAAGCAAGAAAGTGTAAACCCAATTGTGGCGATCAACCTGGATTCGGGTGAGAGGGGATCGCACAAGGAAACTTAGAAATTCACGATCAATAATCAAGCACAAGTATAGCCCCACTTGCTGGTACTCGATAGAGTTGAGTTATGCAAATCAGCATATCCACATGAAAGATGCACCAATaggaaaagaaatcacaaaaacAGTAGATGAGTTCCGCACGTAAGATCCCTATTCGaaagaaataagaaggaggtagAGGGTCACCGACTCGCCTGTGATTCTCTTCgctggagaagagaagagagggacaGCGGGCCAGAAGCTGGCAGAACCAGAAGACGCGGATTCAGAATCCTGGAGCCAGTGCAGATCTGCGGTGAGTAGGACGGTAGGGAAAGCCGATTCGTATGGCGTCGAAAGTGGTAGCGTCCGGAGAGGAGGACAAGGGATGGGGAGCAACTTGAAGGGACCTCGCGGCAAAAGAGAAAACTGGCGGCGGCGGCTGAAGAGGAGCGGCAGCGTCTCGTACGCTACTGACGAGGCGGAGGAAGGGAGTAAATGAACGGCAGCGGCGGGGGCAACGATCAAGGGTTTTACGAGAAAGGTTTTCCGTTCTATTTCTCCAAACAGGTTGGGTTTACTTTAACATCCGTTTCGATTAGCTACTAGCCGCGCGTCGAGATTGGATACTTTAATGTCCGTTGCATCGAGGGGACGGATTCGAGTTTTACAACATAAacctttttttgaaaaataaataataaaaaaatacctatctttaaaagaaattttattttttaaaaaaatatcaaagttattataactattttaattaaaataattagaatattaaaattacatttaaaatattattatatcaaaatccCTTTTAACTTAGTCAAAAACTATTagttaaaattaattgaaattacaTGTTAAATAAACTTTTGTGCACAATGCACAATGTGATGATAAATAGTAGTTAGATTATTTTCTCACCATTTAATTATTATCTCGATTTATGCGTAAGATTTTGAATTAAAGATACCTTTCTTAGACTGTACAGATCTTATATGATTTTAGTTATTCCTGATACAATTACTGTTCACCTGTTGGTTACTAAGAAAATGATCGaggaaaaaaactaagaaaagataGATAGAATATATTTGTTATTAAACTCAGTTTATCATTAAAAATAAGCATAGATCTTATTTAGCAAAGAATTTACAGGGAATTACAACTAGAAAACTAAGATAGTTACATATTTGTACATAAAGATAACTTACAAAGAAAATTTACAAACACACTTAAGCACATACCATTATTAAATTTTATGCTTCTTCTTAGTAGTTACGTTGGAAAAGTACAGTAAATAGTAATAGTAAACCGTAAAGTAAATAGTAGAAAGGAAAGTGTAGTAGTAGTGAATTGCAGCAGTAAAGTAAATAACCACAGTAATGTAATGATGTTgtaaatttttacttttttttatactTACTCTGCTTTATATTCTTATTTGTTTTCAGGGAGCCTTACTTGTTCAGGATCACACAATTAACCATTGCCCTGGCTTATGCCTAAGATTTTGAGTTAAAGATGTCATTCTTACTTAGCTCGCACAGGTCTTATATAATTTTGGTTATTCCTGATACAATTACTGTTCACCTGTTGGTTACTAAGATAAAGACTGAGGAAAAGAACCAAGAAAAGATAGACAAAACATCTTTGTTAATAAACTTAGTTTATCATTAAAACAAGCATAAATCTTATTTAGCGGAGAATTTTATAGGGAATTATAACCAGAAAACTGAGATAGTTACATATTTGTACATAAAGATAACTTACAAAAAAAACTTATAAACAGACTTGAGCACACTTGAAGAACACCGGGGGAATTTGGATAGTAGCGATGACAGTGGGAGAAGTGGATACCCCAAAAGGAGAGGTTTGAGGGCCTTTTATAGGCAGAGGAGAGAGTGTTTACTTAGAGAAGAAGGAAAgcagggagagaagagaagagaggggtCGGGAAAGAGAAGGCTTGGTGAAGGACAGGTGGAAAGCAGTAAGAGATGGGAAAAAGGAGGGTCTGGCAAAAGGAGGCTTAGTGAGGGGCAGATGACTGCATTTTAGTTGGGCGGACATACTGTTGGAGGAATGGAAAAAAACGTCATGGATGACATTTTTAGTAGATGTTGCTATGGTGTTGTGTGAATGGAAAAGGACATCATAGATGATGTTTCATGGGCAATGTTGTCATTAAGTCTCCATTAGGTTATCTAGGTTATTGTCACTTGTAAGGTCCAGAGAGGGAGTTTATGAGCTTCCGGCTAAGTCTGGCTGGATACTTCTGTGGAGTGTTGTTCTGTATTCTCTAGCAGAGAGGATAGAGCTGGCTAGTTCCTTCTAGCAGTATCTTTCAGTTTTTCTTTGATAATGTTGAAGCAAAGTTGTGTGTTGTGTTTTAAAGGAGAAAGGGAATAATCTAGTACCCATATATTTTGGCCAGTAGATTTTTTCAGTATAAGTTTCTTCTACTAGGAAGTAATTGTTTGGATCTGTCAAACTGTCTCAAGCCCAATTAGTTCCTTGTACTGATGCTCTCCAGTGCTTTAGTTGATCTCCAAGAGCTTCCCAATTAAGCTCTGCGTCAGAAGGATAATCTTCAAGTTCCGTCTGAATACCTCCAACTTCATTGATATCAAGCTTAACTAGATGTTTAGCTGGTTTAATATTAAGGTCAAGCCATTCAGGTGGAGAACTATCAAAAGTGCATACGACaaacatttcttcttcttctagggcCAGAGAAATAATAGTACTAAGCTTTTTAGGAAAATCTTTGACAGAATCTGGATCATGTATCCAAAATTTGTAAAGCAGTCCATAGTCCATTAGAAGAAAAGGAGTAATAAGTCTTCCTTTGTAAGAGGTTGCTTTATACTTTTCATAGTCCAAGTTGACTTTACAGAAGGAATATAACAACTGACATGAACATCCGTATTTAGCAGAGTCTTCACGGGTTGGGTCAATTTTTTGACATTTGAGTTTTGAGCCCAATTCTGCTTCATAGACAATATTTATCCCAGGAGGAGGATTTTTATGGAAGTCCTTTAAGGCTTCACATAATTCAATAAAGGTTTGTAATATAGACTGTTCTGCTAAATTTCAAATGTAAGAGTTGATGTCCTCAGGTATAGTATTGGGTAGACTCAATATATGAGTTGTGGATGCTCTTTGAGCGAAGGTTGTAGTagcttattcttttaatttagcCAGTGTTAAATAGTTAGGTCGTTGTGGCTTCTTGTCTATTAATGTTGTAGAAGAGGAAGGAGACCCATGAGTTTCTTTAGTAATTTGTGCATATGTAGGAGTCTCTTCAGTTTGTGAGCTGGTTGGGTTTGTCATCATGGTTGTTGTGTTTTAATAAAGTGCTAATAAAAAAATTAgcaccaagttgggttttggcagcATTAAAAGCCTCTTCAAGTGAATAGTACCCTTTAAAGAAAGGATGTTCTAGACCTTGTATGGTCATATTTGTTTTTTCTCAAGTAGCATATACCCCAGCTTGTGGTCCAGAGAAGACTACATAACAAGAGAATTTCTTGTCTGCTGGCTTTTGTATGGTTGTTAAAAAAAAGTTTGTAAAAGCATTTATAATTGTTATCTTATGTCCAGAGCTACCAAGAATGATTGGAATGTGTCAAATGTTATTAATCAGACAGTGTTGTATGTGATATAATTTGTCTCTGAATATAGAGCGGAACTGATCTTCCTGTTGTATGAACTGTTGTAATTCTTGAGTTTCAAATCTTAATGTTTTAGTAGCAAATGATGTTCATACCTTCCTTGGTCTATCCATTACCtgaaaaaattagtaaaataaatGAGATAAAGTATCAGCTAAAAATTGTTAATTCCCTTTATTTGTTCCCAGTGAATGCGtaaacctttattaataatggtATCTATGAATTTTGACAATCTCTTAGTACTTAatcattttcttaatcttttagttTGTTGACTATACTTGACTATAGATTCACAGTCTGTTATAATAGTAATTTCTTGCTTATTGCAAATGAATAGTCGGAAGGCTTCTAGATAATAAATAACTgctaatatttcaaaatctagtgaagttaaatgtcctttttcttgaaatttCCCAAACGCATACCTGCATAAGGTTTCTGTAGGTTTAGGATCATA
This genomic stretch from Zingiber officinale cultivar Zhangliang chromosome 7A, Zo_v1.1, whole genome shotgun sequence harbors:
- the LOC122001563 gene encoding putative exosome complex component rrp40 isoform X1 yields the protein MNSMPSDSASMSFVDRVVVPGDHVLDLTGMANQTIKLGAGLRQDGDAISVMKAGKLRISKPNKYWVESSHKRYVPCVEDTVLGIVVDSKFDNFLVDIKAPMLGLLPVLAFEGGTRRNIPKFEIGTLLYVRVVKANNTMNPELSCMDETGKAAEFGPLKDGYMFETSTGLARMLLSSPPCPILEALGKSLSYEIAIGLNGRVWVNAASPSTVILVSNAIMNSEFLSAAQQKIMVEKLMKRLQ